One window from the genome of Thermus sediminis encodes:
- a CDS encoding SpoIID/LytB domain-containing protein has product MKRLAFLPLVLLSLLSARSQEKDLLLRVLLREVPPGEEVVLKTPEGEVRARAGGEGVVVDGRVYPYLDLNVPHFALGGRAYRGGVRLFTQEGRLLVVNLVLLEDYLLGVLPGEMPEGFPMEALKAQAVAARTFAVYRLNPRAPYDLCPDVHCQVYQGLSAERPRHQEAVAATRGQVLSFGGQAISALYHADSGGMTAGSEEVFQRALPYLRPRPDPYTRMQPWRLLVSPTQAQRALLSLGLAPRGQDPPQVLERSPSGRASRVRLLGVEVRGPEAQRLLRLMGLPSALVDFQGFEAVGQGAGHGVGLSQWGARGMAEAGFGYREILGHYFPGTFLSDLLIGQASAPALALR; this is encoded by the coding sequence ATGAAGCGCCTGGCCTTTCTCCCCTTGGTCCTTTTGTCCCTCCTTTCCGCTCGGAGCCAGGAGAAGGACCTCCTCCTTAGGGTCCTCCTCAGGGAGGTGCCTCCGGGAGAGGAGGTGGTCCTCAAGACCCCTGAGGGGGAGGTGCGGGCCCGGGCGGGCGGGGAGGGGGTGGTGGTGGACGGTAGGGTTTACCCCTATCTGGACCTCAACGTTCCCCACTTCGCCCTTGGGGGCCGTGCCTATCGGGGCGGGGTCCGCCTCTTCACCCAAGAGGGCAGGCTCCTCGTGGTGAACCTGGTCCTCCTGGAGGACTACCTCCTTGGGGTCCTGCCTGGGGAGATGCCCGAGGGCTTTCCCATGGAGGCTCTCAAAGCCCAGGCCGTGGCCGCCCGCACCTTTGCGGTGTACCGCCTGAACCCCAGGGCCCCCTACGACCTTTGTCCGGACGTGCACTGCCAGGTTTACCAGGGGCTTTCCGCCGAGAGGCCCAGGCACCAGGAGGCGGTGGCCGCCACCCGGGGGCAGGTGCTAAGCTTTGGGGGCCAGGCCATCTCCGCCCTCTACCACGCGGACTCGGGGGGCATGACCGCAGGGAGCGAGGAGGTCTTCCAGAGGGCCCTTCCCTACCTGCGCCCCCGGCCTGACCCCTACACCCGGATGCAACCTTGGCGCCTCCTGGTAAGCCCCACCCAAGCCCAGAGGGCCCTCCTCTCCTTGGGCCTTGCCCCTAGGGGTCAGGACCCTCCCCAGGTGTTGGAGCGGAGCCCCTCGGGCCGGGCCTCTAGGGTGCGCCTCCTGGGGGTAGAGGTGCGGGGACCTGAGGCCCAGCGCCTCCTCCGCCTCATGGGTCTGCCCTCAGCCCTGGTGGACTTCCAGGGCTTTGAGGCGGTGGGCCAGGGGGCGGGGCACGGGGTGGGCCTCTCCCAGTGGGGAGCTAGGGGGATGGCCGAGGCGGGCTTCGGCTATCGGGAGATCCTGGGCCACTACTTCCCCGGCACTTTCCTCTCCGACCTCCTCATCGGCCAGGCCTCTGCCCCCGCCTTGGCTCTGCGCTGA
- a CDS encoding 2-hydroxyacid dehydrogenase, with product MRILAPRLREEVFALLPEGVEVAFLDGPWPQAADLFLPPFGQEEVVRRVLEEVEVRVVQTLSAGVDWILPLIPEGVVLCDGSGIHDAPVAEWTVMALLALLKDLPGFWEAQREGRWAPRRLLDLEGKAVLLLGYGAIGRAVEARLRPFGVEVLPVAKHPKPGVYTREDLPHLLPRADALVLLLPLTPETRGIVDRDFLGAMKPGALLVNAGRGGLVDTGALLEALKAGRIRAALDVTDPEPLPGDHPLWRAPGLLLTPHVAGLSEGFSRRAARFLREQAERYLRGEPLLNVVREGY from the coding sequence GTGAGGATTTTGGCCCCGAGGCTTAGGGAAGAGGTCTTCGCCCTCCTCCCCGAGGGGGTAGAGGTGGCCTTCCTGGACGGGCCTTGGCCCCAGGCGGCGGACCTCTTCCTCCCCCCCTTTGGCCAGGAAGAGGTGGTGCGGCGGGTCCTGGAGGAGGTGGAGGTCAGGGTGGTCCAGACCCTCTCCGCGGGGGTGGACTGGATCCTGCCCCTCATCCCGGAAGGGGTGGTCCTCTGCGACGGCTCAGGGATCCACGACGCCCCCGTGGCCGAGTGGACCGTGATGGCCCTCCTCGCCCTCCTCAAGGACCTCCCGGGCTTTTGGGAGGCCCAAAGGGAAGGGCGCTGGGCCCCGAGGCGCCTTCTGGACCTCGAGGGCAAGGCGGTTCTCCTCCTGGGCTACGGCGCCATCGGGCGGGCGGTGGAGGCGAGGCTTAGGCCCTTTGGGGTGGAGGTCCTCCCCGTGGCCAAGCACCCTAAGCCCGGGGTCTACACCCGGGAGGACCTGCCCCACCTCCTGCCCCGGGCGGACGCCTTGGTCCTCCTCCTCCCCCTCACCCCCGAGACCCGGGGGATCGTGGACCGGGACTTCCTCGGGGCCATGAAGCCTGGGGCCCTCCTGGTGAACGCCGGGCGGGGAGGGCTGGTGGACACCGGGGCCCTCTTGGAGGCCCTGAAAGCGGGCAGGATCCGCGCCGCCTTGGACGTCACCGACCCCGAGCCCCTGCCCGGGGACCACCCCCTCTGGCGGGCCCCGGGCCTCCTCCTCACCCCCCACGTGGCGGGGCTTTCCGAGGGGTTTTCCCGGCGGGCGGCCCGCTTCCTCCGGGAGCAGGCGGAGCGGTATTTGCGTGGAGAGCCCCTCCTCAACGTGGTGCGGGAGGGGTACTGA
- a CDS encoding glycoside hydrolase family 13 protein, with amino-acid sequence MAWYEGAFFYQIFPDRFFRAGPPGRPAPAGPFEPWDAPPTLRGFKGGTLFGIAEKVPYLVDLGVEALYLNPIFASTANHRYHTTDYFQVDPILGGNAALRHLLEVAHAHGIRVILDGVFNHTGRGFFAFQHLLENGPESPYRDWYYVKDFPLKAYSQNPNYEAWWGNPELPKLKVATPAVREYLLGVAEHWIRFGVDGWRLDVPNEIQDPEFWRAFRRRVKGADLKAYIVGEIWEEADSWLQGDMFDATMNYPLARAILGFVGGEALDRGLAAKTGLGHIESLQALAFSHRLENLFTRYRPEVVRAQMNLLTSHDTPRLLTLLKGEVARARLALSLLFLLPGNPTVYYGEEIGMEGGHDPENRGGMVWEEGRWRKEIREAVKRLAHLRKEHPELRTAPYGRVYAVDGHLAFTRGRYLVVVNATSLPFRQDFPLHGALPRGSQAVDLLSGAVCTPMGGRLSGPELPPFSVAVWVEA; translated from the coding sequence ATGGCTTGGTATGAGGGCGCCTTCTTCTATCAGATTTTTCCCGACCGCTTCTTCCGGGCGGGCCCCCCGGGCAGGCCGGCTCCCGCGGGGCCCTTTGAGCCATGGGACGCCCCCCCCACCCTACGGGGCTTCAAGGGCGGGACCCTCTTTGGCATCGCAGAAAAGGTCCCCTACCTTGTGGACCTGGGGGTGGAGGCCCTCTACCTGAACCCCATCTTCGCCTCCACCGCCAACCACCGCTACCACACCACGGACTACTTCCAGGTGGACCCCATCCTGGGGGGGAACGCCGCCCTTAGGCACCTCCTGGAGGTGGCCCACGCCCACGGGATCCGGGTGATCCTAGACGGGGTCTTCAACCACACGGGCCGGGGCTTCTTCGCCTTCCAGCACCTCCTGGAAAACGGCCCGGAAAGCCCCTACCGGGACTGGTACTACGTGAAGGACTTCCCCTTGAAGGCCTACAGCCAAAACCCCAACTACGAGGCCTGGTGGGGCAACCCCGAGCTCCCCAAGCTGAAGGTGGCGACCCCGGCGGTGCGGGAGTACCTCCTCGGCGTAGCGGAGCACTGGATCCGCTTCGGCGTGGACGGGTGGCGCCTGGACGTGCCCAACGAGATCCAAGACCCCGAGTTTTGGCGGGCCTTCCGCCGCAGGGTGAAGGGGGCCGACCTCAAGGCCTACATCGTGGGTGAGATCTGGGAGGAAGCGGACTCCTGGCTCCAGGGGGACATGTTTGACGCCACCATGAACTACCCCCTCGCCCGGGCCATCCTGGGCTTCGTGGGGGGGGAGGCCCTGGACCGAGGGCTGGCGGCGAAGACGGGCCTGGGACACATAGAGTCCCTCCAGGCCCTGGCCTTCAGCCACCGGCTGGAGAACCTCTTCACCCGCTACCGCCCGGAGGTGGTGCGGGCCCAGATGAACCTCCTCACCTCCCACGACACCCCCAGGCTCCTCACCCTTCTCAAGGGGGAGGTGGCCCGGGCTAGGCTAGCCCTCTCCCTCCTCTTCCTCCTGCCGGGAAACCCCACGGTCTACTACGGGGAGGAGATCGGCATGGAGGGGGGGCACGACCCGGAGAACCGGGGGGGGATGGTCTGGGAGGAAGGGCGCTGGCGGAAGGAGATTCGGGAGGCCGTAAAGCGCTTGGCCCACCTGCGTAAGGAGCACCCCGAGCTCCGAACCGCTCCCTACGGACGGGTTTATGCGGTAGACGGCCACCTGGCCTTTACCCGTGGGCGGTACCTGGTGGTGGTGAACGCCACTTCCCTTCCCTTCCGCCAGGACTTTCCCCTGCACGGGGCCCTGCCCCGGGGATCCCAGGCGGTGGACCTCCTCTCCGGGGCGGTCTGCACCCCCATGGGGGGGCGGCTTTCCGGCCCCGAGCTCCCCCCCTTCTCCGTGGCTGTCTGGGTGGAGGCCTAA
- a CDS encoding methylated-DNA--[protein]-cysteine S-methyltransferase — translation MLLPTPIGPLWLEVSARGVRRLEPALFPRGKEAAGPLVEQVAEALDRYFRGERPSFLDIPLDYSGLGLWRVGVYEATRRVPYGRSTSYSAVGEAAGLPARAVGMALRTCPFFLLVPAHRVIYADGRLGGFAGREGLKLWLLRFEGAL, via the coding sequence ATGCTTCTTCCCACCCCCATCGGCCCCCTTTGGCTGGAGGTTTCCGCAAGGGGGGTGAGGCGTCTGGAACCCGCTCTCTTTCCTCGTGGAAAGGAGGCGGCGGGCCCTTTGGTGGAGCAGGTGGCAGAGGCCTTGGACCGGTACTTCCGCGGGGAGAGGCCGAGCTTCCTGGACATACCTCTGGACTATTCGGGCCTGGGCCTCTGGCGGGTCGGGGTGTATGAGGCCACCCGGCGCGTCCCCTATGGAAGGAGCACCAGCTACAGCGCCGTAGGGGAGGCCGCTGGCCTCCCCGCGCGGGCGGTGGGGATGGCCCTCCGCACCTGCCCTTTCTTCCTCTTGGTCCCCGCCCACCGGGTGATCTACGCCGATGGGCGGCTTGGGGGGTTCGCCGGGCGGGAGGGGCTCAAGCTCTGGCTCCTCCGCTTTGAAGGGGCCCTTTAA
- a CDS encoding 1,9-bis(guanidino)-5-aza-nonane synthase: MQKKDLLSTPVVPIDIKAFDAGPILEAMGKTAFQARNLHRAAEIYLRMLEDDAAVILTLAGSLVSAGQGLIVHDLIRKGLVDAIVATGANIVDQDFFEALGHRHYQGDPKADDEALRRLWIDRIYDTYIDEEELRHTDYTIAEIADALEPRPYSSREFLWHMGRYLAQRGLGERSIVRAAYEEGVPIFVPAFSDSSAGFGLVYHQAKNPKAHVTIDSVADFRELTEIKLKAGTTGLVMLGGGVPKNFAQDIVVAAEVLGHRVEMHKYAIQITVADERDGGLSGSTLSEAQSWGKVDAALSQMVFAEATLAFPLLASYVWHRAPARAKRRYADLFRSEVPA, encoded by the coding sequence ATGCAGAAGAAGGACCTCCTCTCTACGCCCGTGGTCCCCATAGACATCAAGGCCTTTGACGCCGGGCCCATCCTCGAGGCCATGGGCAAGACCGCCTTCCAGGCCAGAAACCTCCACCGGGCGGCGGAGATCTACCTCAGGATGCTGGAGGACGACGCCGCGGTCATCCTCACCCTGGCGGGGAGCCTGGTTTCCGCCGGGCAGGGCCTCATCGTCCACGACCTCATAAGGAAGGGCCTGGTGGACGCCATCGTGGCCACGGGGGCCAACATCGTGGACCAGGACTTCTTCGAGGCCCTGGGCCACCGCCACTACCAGGGGGACCCCAAGGCCGACGACGAGGCCTTGAGGCGGCTTTGGATTGACCGCATCTACGACACCTACATCGACGAGGAGGAGCTCCGGCACACGGACTACACCATCGCCGAGATCGCCGATGCCCTGGAGCCCCGCCCCTACTCCAGTCGGGAGTTCCTCTGGCACATGGGCCGCTACCTGGCCCAAAGGGGTCTGGGGGAGAGGAGCATCGTCCGGGCGGCCTACGAAGAGGGGGTGCCCATCTTCGTCCCCGCCTTCTCCGACTCCTCGGCGGGCTTCGGCCTCGTCTACCACCAGGCCAAGAACCCCAAGGCCCACGTCACCATAGATTCCGTGGCCGACTTCCGCGAGCTCACCGAGATCAAGCTCAAGGCGGGCACCACGGGCCTGGTGATGCTGGGGGGCGGGGTGCCCAAGAACTTCGCCCAGGACATCGTGGTGGCCGCCGAGGTCCTGGGCCACCGGGTGGAGATGCACAAGTACGCCATCCAGATCACCGTGGCCGACGAAAGGGACGGGGGGCTTTCCGGCTCCACCCTCTCCGAGGCCCAGAGCTGGGGCAAGGTGGATGCGGCCCTCTCCCAGATGGTCTTCGCCGAGGCCACCCTGGCCTTCCCCCTCCTGGCCTCCTACGTCTGGCACCGGGCTCCCGCGCGGGCCAAGCGCCGCTACGCCGACCTCTTCCGGTCGGAAGTTCCCGCATAA
- the gmk gene encoding guanylate kinase yields MGGRLFVMTGASGVGKGTVRAKVLERTRLFYSISMTTRPPRPGERHGVDYYFVDRPTFQALLDEGGFLEHAEYVGHLYGTPRTPVMRALERGEDVLLEIEVQGALQVKEKVPEAVLIFLLPPSLSELKKRLVFRGTDGPEKVEKRLKQAEWEIRNAHVFDYVVVNDVLEEAVADFLAIVTAERCRRERMGWALERALERDEVLERDLDEILRRNYGGTGH; encoded by the coding sequence ATGGGGGGGCGGCTTTTCGTGATGACCGGGGCCAGCGGGGTGGGGAAGGGCACGGTGCGGGCCAAGGTGCTGGAGCGCACCCGCCTCTTCTACTCCATCTCCATGACCACCCGTCCTCCCCGCCCCGGGGAGCGGCACGGGGTGGACTACTACTTCGTGGACCGGCCCACTTTTCAGGCCCTTTTGGACGAAGGGGGGTTTTTGGAGCACGCGGAGTACGTGGGCCACCTCTACGGCACCCCTAGGACCCCGGTGATGCGGGCCCTGGAGCGGGGGGAGGACGTCCTCTTGGAGATTGAGGTCCAGGGGGCCTTACAGGTGAAGGAAAAGGTGCCCGAGGCGGTCCTCATCTTCCTCCTCCCCCCCTCGCTTTCGGAGCTGAAGAAGCGCCTGGTCTTCCGGGGCACCGACGGGCCCGAGAAGGTAGAGAAGCGCCTAAAGCAGGCGGAGTGGGAGATAAGGAACGCCCACGTCTTTGACTACGTGGTGGTGAACGACGTCCTGGAGGAGGCGGTGGCCGACTTCCTGGCCATCGTCACCGCGGAGCGCTGCCGCCGGGAGCGCATGGGGTGGGCCTTGGAGCGGGCTTTGGAGCGGGACGAGGTTTTGGAGAGGGACCTGGATGAGATTCTGAGGAGGAACTATGGCGGAACCGGGCATTGA
- a CDS encoding tetratricopeptide repeat protein: MPDELKAYLKERFGVSGPVSPGRFEAEVAKRVGSPAKREPLLKAWRAYLLGGGREAVRSFYREVLRIPKGEALAYGMHLPFLEFYAKEVPPRLEGQVLEVGAFTGALVGYLKSRRPELAFHALDGVEEAVAVGRGRVPEVAWHLGWAEEVDLPPFDTLLLLSVFPEGLVDQGLESRLGPEAFFRAFAFFERLPQFARLLKPGGLLVYGHGPFLGKSPEGVEEGLRRLGFHGVERVGEGEYFLVLARKPEALRAVFLEEEALADLLAEPAPLVAQGVDLEEVRALLERGAYKEVLSRVPEEAEGEAAYLRGRALYALSRFAEAEEALRRAFSEEAEDLRAMVLVELGEYERARRRLEGLAARGGRYRLALGRVYLAEGRYADALRQFVESGLPEAEAYVREALERIQERMRRFAREGEWAEVSRRAEFVEDLSPGLLTREMLRLGLKAALLQGLFARAERYARRLADLDEAEGFLGLALTHLRLRSPLDYRGTAKEDLKGVEPYLTEALAREEIPEALLLLGVLRQREGRFHEALRLLERASRHGAGEVAGLAFHHLAETKRALRRPLKEVLGDHKRAHALRAYPAPYLFRLAQEALRGGEEVLARELLSRARDAGLTEVAEEDLTGLLSLLERLEGPWAAFGVLYQALAHTPSPPLELLSLAYRLSRSFRESPEAEAVRGQYLAALYGAGRVEEAERTLLAEHQEHPQALEVLFDLAEHHEAKGEWRKAAEFWQKALEVALYREKDLELSREILRNLLFLRPHDESLALYLEELKGIGRGLRALGEEAPALPEGKEELLEEALPRFHGEHLLVVGGHTQLRSRLTPFLEARGLKVDWYDADTAGVGKEALRRILGRLEKAHGLMILSSYVGHDLSEPVRLEAERLGVPVHVIPGRARGSTGFLRALKAFAPEIFKKALKGVQ, from the coding sequence ATGCCCGACGAGCTGAAGGCTTACCTGAAGGAGCGCTTCGGCGTTTCGGGGCCCGTATCCCCGGGGCGCTTTGAGGCCGAGGTGGCCAAGAGGGTGGGGAGCCCCGCCAAAAGGGAGCCCCTCCTCAAGGCCTGGCGGGCCTACCTCCTTGGGGGGGGAAGGGAGGCGGTGCGAAGTTTCTACCGGGAGGTGCTGAGGATCCCCAAGGGGGAGGCCCTAGCCTACGGCATGCACCTCCCCTTCCTGGAGTTCTACGCCAAGGAGGTGCCCCCAAGGCTGGAGGGCCAGGTCCTGGAGGTGGGGGCCTTCACCGGTGCCCTGGTGGGCTACCTAAAATCCAGGCGCCCGGAGCTTGCCTTTCACGCCTTGGACGGGGTGGAGGAGGCGGTGGCGGTGGGGAGAGGGCGGGTGCCGGAGGTGGCCTGGCACCTGGGTTGGGCGGAGGAGGTGGACCTTCCCCCCTTTGACACCCTCCTCCTCCTCTCCGTCTTCCCCGAGGGCCTGGTGGACCAGGGCCTGGAAAGCCGCCTCGGGCCCGAGGCCTTCTTCCGGGCCTTCGCCTTCTTTGAGCGCCTGCCCCAGTTCGCCCGGCTCCTCAAGCCCGGGGGGCTTCTCGTCTACGGCCACGGCCCCTTTTTGGGGAAGAGCCCGGAAGGGGTGGAGGAGGGGCTCAGGCGCTTGGGCTTCCATGGGGTGGAGCGGGTAGGGGAGGGGGAGTACTTCCTGGTCCTGGCCCGGAAGCCCGAGGCCCTGAGGGCGGTCTTTCTGGAGGAGGAGGCCTTGGCCGACCTCTTGGCCGAGCCCGCCCCCCTTGTGGCCCAGGGGGTGGACCTGGAGGAGGTTCGGGCCCTTCTGGAGAGAGGGGCCTACAAGGAGGTCCTCTCCCGCGTTCCCGAGGAGGCGGAAGGGGAGGCGGCCTACCTCCGGGGGCGGGCCCTTTACGCCCTCTCCCGCTTCGCCGAGGCCGAGGAGGCCCTTAGGCGGGCCTTCTCCGAGGAGGCCGAAGACCTAAGGGCCATGGTCTTGGTGGAGCTTGGGGAGTACGAGAGGGCCAGGCGCCGCCTCGAGGGCCTGGCCGCCCGGGGCGGGCGGTACCGCCTGGCCTTGGGCCGGGTGTACCTGGCGGAGGGAAGGTATGCGGACGCCCTGAGGCAGTTCGTGGAGTCGGGACTTCCCGAGGCGGAGGCCTACGTCCGGGAGGCCTTGGAGCGCATCCAGGAGCGTATGCGCCGCTTCGCCCGGGAGGGGGAGTGGGCCGAGGTGAGCCGCCGGGCGGAGTTCGTGGAGGACCTCTCCCCGGGCCTTCTCACCCGGGAGATGCTCCGGCTTGGGCTAAAGGCGGCCCTCCTCCAGGGGCTTTTCGCCCGGGCGGAGCGGTATGCCCGGAGGCTTGCCGACCTGGACGAGGCGGAGGGGTTTTTGGGGTTGGCCCTGACCCACCTGCGCCTGCGATCCCCCTTGGACTACCGGGGGACGGCCAAGGAGGACCTAAAGGGGGTGGAGCCCTACCTCACCGAGGCTCTGGCCAGGGAGGAGATCCCCGAGGCCCTTTTGCTCCTCGGGGTGCTTCGCCAGCGGGAGGGGCGCTTCCATGAGGCCTTGCGCCTCCTGGAAAGGGCCTCCCGGCACGGGGCCGGGGAGGTGGCTGGCCTAGCCTTCCACCATCTGGCGGAGACCAAGCGGGCCCTGAGGCGGCCCCTGAAGGAGGTCTTGGGCGACCACAAAAGGGCCCACGCCCTCAGGGCCTACCCCGCTCCCTACCTCTTCCGCTTGGCCCAGGAGGCCCTGAGGGGGGGCGAGGAGGTCCTGGCCCGCGAGCTCCTCTCCCGGGCCCGGGACGCGGGGCTAACGGAGGTGGCGGAGGAGGACCTTACGGGGCTTCTTTCCCTACTGGAGCGCCTCGAGGGTCCCTGGGCTGCCTTCGGCGTCCTCTACCAGGCCCTAGCCCACACGCCAAGCCCCCCTCTGGAGCTTCTTTCCCTGGCCTACCGCCTCTCCCGCTCCTTCCGGGAAAGCCCCGAGGCGGAGGCGGTGCGGGGCCAGTACCTGGCAGCCCTCTACGGGGCGGGTCGGGTGGAGGAGGCGGAAAGGACCCTCCTTGCCGAGCACCAGGAGCACCCCCAGGCCCTGGAGGTCCTCTTTGACCTGGCGGAGCACCACGAGGCCAAGGGGGAGTGGAGGAAGGCGGCGGAGTTCTGGCAGAAGGCCTTGGAGGTGGCCCTCTACCGGGAGAAGGACCTGGAGCTTTCCCGGGAAATCCTGAGGAACCTCCTCTTCCTGAGGCCCCACGACGAGAGCCTGGCCCTCTACCTGGAGGAGCTCAAGGGAATCGGGCGGGGGCTCAGGGCCCTGGGGGAGGAGGCTCCCGCGCTCCCCGAGGGCAAGGAGGAGCTTTTGGAGGAGGCCCTGCCCCGCTTCCACGGGGAGCACCTCCTGGTGGTGGGGGGGCACACCCAGCTCCGAAGCCGCCTCACCCCCTTTTTGGAGGCCCGGGGCCTCAAGGTGGACTGGTACGATGCCGACACCGCCGGGGTGGGGAAGGAGGCCTTGCGGCGCATCCTGGGGCGACTGGAGAAGGCCCACGGCCTCATGATCCTCTCCAGCTACGTGGGGCACGACCTCTCCGAGCCGGTGCGCCTCGAGGCCGAGCGCCTAGGGGTCCCGGTCCACGTGATCCCCGGGCGGGCCCGGGGGAGCACGGGTTTCCTGCGGGCCCTCAAGGCCTTCGCCCCGGAGATCTTCAAGAAGGCCCTCAAGGGGGTACAGTAG
- the bshC gene encoding bacillithiol biosynthesis cysteine-adding enzyme BshC, with translation MEPTALARLLDLPQGEEALRARLGREGHPRLFQALSAYLKRLSAPPEVLVALERLRKGAVVAGQQAGLLGGPALTFYKAHTALGLAERVGAAGVFWVASQDHDVEEVRHLHLLLEEEIRTLSLPLPPLPSGRIPLAPYREALAGFLGPWAGEARVAYALEGATLSEFFARLLLAFLGERGLIPFDPMAEELSPLFQEALERELSDPLASAEAINREAARIRALGGKPPLGRKPGATNLFLETDARRLLFYWEGGFSDGVRRYSKRELLQILKADPARLTPAAGLRPVFQDLVLPTAGLVVGPNEFRYVAELPGVYALYGLPVPALFLRMQGVVLEPPTRRILERYRLDPWAFVDRGEEAFLGAARGVMEGFQEVEGEVARILEEVQALAERAAALEPTLERPFRRFRARLSGEGERLLRKVLRARLSKDAALLHHLERLRRHLQPFGLPQERVYPFAMYVLRHRDALERLREAPLEGRAVLVL, from the coding sequence GTGGAGCCCACCGCCCTGGCCCGGCTCCTGGACCTCCCCCAGGGGGAGGAGGCCCTAAGGGCCCGCCTGGGCCGGGAGGGGCACCCAAGGCTTTTTCAGGCCCTTTCCGCCTACCTCAAGCGCCTTTCCGCTCCCCCGGAGGTCCTGGTGGCTCTGGAGCGCCTCCGCAAGGGAGCGGTGGTGGCGGGCCAACAGGCGGGGCTACTCGGTGGCCCCGCCCTCACGTTTTACAAGGCCCACACCGCCTTGGGCCTGGCCGAGAGGGTGGGGGCGGCGGGGGTCTTCTGGGTGGCCTCCCAAGACCACGACGTGGAGGAGGTACGCCACCTCCATCTCCTGCTGGAGGAGGAGATCCGCACCCTCTCCCTTCCCCTACCTCCCTTGCCCTCTGGCCGCATCCCCCTGGCCCCTTACCGGGAGGCCCTGGCGGGCTTCCTGGGGCCTTGGGCGGGGGAGGCCCGGGTAGCCTACGCCCTCGAGGGGGCCACCCTCTCCGAGTTCTTCGCCCGCCTCCTCTTGGCCTTCTTGGGGGAGCGGGGGCTTATCCCCTTTGACCCCATGGCGGAGGAGCTTTCCCCCCTCTTCCAGGAGGCCCTGGAGCGGGAGCTTTCCGACCCCTTGGCCAGCGCCGAGGCCATCAACCGGGAGGCGGCCCGCATCCGGGCCCTAGGGGGGAAGCCCCCCTTGGGGCGCAAGCCCGGGGCCACCAACCTGTTTTTGGAAACCGACGCCCGCAGGCTCCTCTTCTACTGGGAGGGGGGCTTTAGCGACGGGGTAAGGCGCTATAGCAAAAGGGAACTCTTGCAGATCCTAAAGGCCGATCCCGCCCGCCTCACCCCGGCGGCGGGCCTGAGGCCCGTTTTTCAGGACCTCGTCCTGCCCACGGCGGGCCTCGTGGTGGGGCCCAACGAGTTCCGCTACGTGGCCGAGCTCCCCGGGGTCTACGCCCTCTATGGTCTCCCCGTGCCCGCCCTTTTCCTGAGGATGCAGGGGGTGGTCCTGGAGCCCCCCACCAGGCGCATCCTCGAAAGGTACCGCCTGGACCCCTGGGCCTTCGTGGACCGAGGGGAGGAGGCCTTTTTGGGGGCCGCAAGGGGGGTGATGGAGGGCTTCCAGGAGGTGGAGGGGGAAGTGGCCCGGATCCTGGAAGAAGTGCAGGCCCTGGCGGAAAGGGCCGCGGCCCTGGAGCCCACCCTGGAGCGCCCCTTCCGCCGCTTTCGGGCCAGGCTTTCCGGGGAAGGAGAGAGGCTTTTAAGGAAGGTCCTCCGGGCGAGGCTAAGCAAGGACGCCGCCCTCCTCCACCACCTGGAGCGCCTGAGGCGCCACCTCCAGCCCTTCGGCCTCCCCCAGGAGCGGGTCTATCCCTTCGCCATGTACGTCCTTCGCCATAGGGACGCCCTTGAGAGGCTGCGGGAGGCCCCTCTGGAGGGGCGGGCGGTGCTGGTGCTATAA
- the rpoZ gene encoding DNA-directed RNA polymerase subunit omega gives MAEPGIDGLFGMVDSKYRLTVVVAKRAQQLLRHRFKNTVLEPEERPKMRTLEGLYDDPNAVTWAMKELSMGRLVFGENLVPEDRLQKEMERLYPVGEEGA, from the coding sequence ATGGCGGAACCGGGCATTGACGGGCTTTTCGGCATGGTGGACTCCAAGTACCGGCTCACGGTGGTGGTGGCCAAGAGGGCGCAACAGCTTCTGCGCCACCGCTTCAAGAACACCGTCTTGGAGCCGGAGGAAAGGCCCAAGATGCGCACCCTCGAGGGCCTCTACGACGACCCCAACGCCGTCACCTGGGCCATGAAGGAGCTCTCCATGGGCCGCCTGGTCTTCGGGGAGAACCTGGTGCCCGAGGACCGGCTGCAGAAGGAGATGGAAAGGCTCTACCCCGTAGGGGAAGAGGGGGCCTAG
- a CDS encoding Crp/Fnr family transcriptional regulator: protein MFQELSPKARQAAARAFQPLRVRRGSALYREGDGADGLYLVREGLVWLERSAGAEPATLGVVGPGGLLGEEVLVGERGRTSGATALTYAELLFAPKEGLLALLEGFPEAQGFFLKALYARLKAAERRLWEMRHLPVAQRLARLLLELRGAGEVGLSHQDLARMVGATRETVTKLLGDWALQGVVDLGYRRVEVRDPKALVRLGEAL from the coding sequence ATGTTCCAGGAACTGAGCCCCAAGGCCCGCCAGGCGGCCGCCCGGGCCTTCCAGCCCCTTCGGGTGCGCCGGGGGAGCGCCCTCTACCGGGAGGGGGACGGGGCGGATGGGCTCTACCTGGTGCGGGAGGGGCTGGTATGGCTGGAGCGTTCAGCCGGCGCTGAGCCCGCCACCTTGGGGGTGGTGGGCCCGGGGGGGTTACTGGGGGAGGAGGTCCTGGTGGGGGAAAGGGGGCGCACCTCCGGGGCCACGGCCCTTACCTACGCCGAGCTCCTCTTCGCTCCTAAGGAGGGTCTCCTGGCCCTTCTGGAGGGCTTTCCCGAGGCCCAGGGCTTCTTCCTAAAAGCCCTTTACGCCCGCCTCAAGGCGGCGGAGCGGCGGCTTTGGGAAATGCGCCACCTCCCCGTGGCCCAGCGCCTAGCCCGCCTCCTCTTGGAGCTGCGGGGGGCGGGGGAGGTAGGGCTTTCCCACCAGGACCTGGCCCGCATGGTGGGGGCCACCCGGGAGACGGTGACCAAGCTCCTGGGGGATTGGGCCCTCCAAGGGGTGGTGGACCTGGGCTACCGCCGGGTGGAGGTCCGGGATCCCAAGGCCCTTGTCCGGCTGGGCGAGGCCCTTTAG